A window from Nocardioides mesophilus encodes these proteins:
- a CDS encoding haloacid dehalogenase type II: MAATPRLVVLDVNETLSDLGPLRDRFEDVGAPGTLAATWFAGVLRDGFALTAVGQQADFAALGTAGLRTLLDPAVLDRPLGAAVEHVMSGFSSLPVHADVGPGLRALADAGIRLVTLSNGSAAVGRSLLERAGLDHLVEACLSVDDAGIWKPHARAYRYALDHCGVAAAEAMLVAVHPWDVDGAHRAGLRTGWVDRAGGDYPALFSRPDVTGRDLVDLAARLH, translated from the coding sequence ATGGCCGCCACGCCCCGCCTCGTCGTGCTGGACGTCAACGAGACGCTCTCGGACCTCGGTCCGCTGCGCGACCGCTTCGAGGACGTCGGCGCGCCGGGGACGCTGGCGGCCACCTGGTTCGCCGGGGTCCTGCGGGACGGGTTCGCGCTGACCGCCGTCGGGCAGCAGGCCGACTTCGCCGCCCTCGGTACGGCGGGGCTCCGCACGCTGCTGGACCCGGCGGTGCTGGACCGGCCGCTGGGCGCAGCGGTCGAGCACGTGATGTCCGGCTTCTCGAGCCTGCCGGTCCACGCCGACGTCGGTCCGGGCCTGCGGGCGCTGGCCGACGCCGGCATCCGGTTGGTGACGCTGAGCAACGGCTCGGCCGCGGTCGGGCGGTCGCTGCTTGAGCGGGCCGGCCTCGACCACCTGGTCGAGGCATGCCTCTCAGTCGACGACGCGGGGATCTGGAAGCCGCATGCCCGGGCCTACCGCTACGCCCTCGACCACTGCGGTGTCGCGGCCGCCGAGGCGATGCTGGTCGCGGTGCACCCGTGGGACGTCGACGGGGCGCACCGGGCCGGGCTGCGGACCGGCTGGGTGGACCGCGCCGGAGGCGACTACCCGGCGCTTTTCAGCCGGCCCGACGTCACCGGCCGCGACCTCGTGGACCTGGCCGCCCGGCTGCACTGA
- a CDS encoding L,D-transpeptidase family protein codes for MNRPLRLLVAAAAALLAAPLVPAQAAAAPGRAPSVTGAETSVPGPAAGPAGSWVRGSATATTSAERAQLRLNDLGCDAGPVDGRIGTHTRAALTRFQAANDLSQSGTLSQATRQRLYADQQVPCDRRPVVRSGTGRRVVISQHQNYVWLVDAKNRVVAEGGMVDNPGVLDAGRYAVGSACGRAAKIRMNSDLGGSLWLPYFTRFAPCGVGFHRVPVSKAGGTQIHPDWMLGTDLQESHGCIRLSRRLAARLWDFAGGGTRVVVR; via the coding sequence GTGAACCGTCCGCTCCGCCTGCTGGTCGCCGCGGCCGCCGCCCTGCTCGCCGCGCCGCTCGTCCCGGCGCAGGCCGCCGCGGCCCCCGGGCGCGCGCCCTCCGTGACCGGGGCGGAGACCTCGGTGCCGGGGCCGGCGGCCGGCCCGGCCGGGAGCTGGGTCAGGGGCTCGGCCACCGCGACGACCAGTGCCGAGCGGGCCCAGCTCAGGCTCAACGATCTCGGCTGCGACGCCGGCCCCGTCGACGGCCGCATCGGGACCCACACCCGGGCCGCCCTCACCCGCTTCCAGGCCGCCAACGACCTCTCCCAGAGCGGCACCCTGAGCCAGGCCACCCGCCAGCGGCTCTACGCCGACCAGCAGGTCCCCTGCGACCGCCGCCCGGTGGTCCGGTCCGGCACCGGCCGTCGGGTGGTCATCAGCCAGCACCAGAACTACGTGTGGCTGGTCGACGCCAAGAACCGCGTGGTCGCCGAAGGGGGCATGGTCGACAACCCCGGTGTCCTGGACGCGGGCCGGTACGCCGTGGGCAGCGCCTGCGGGCGCGCGGCGAAGATCCGGATGAACAGCGACCTGGGCGGCAGCCTGTGGCTGCCGTACTTCACCCGCTTCGCGCCCTGCGGGGTCGGCTTCCACCGGGTGCCGGTCTCCAAGGCAGGCGGCACCCAGATCCACCCGGACTGGATGCTCGGCACCGACCTGCAGGAGTCGCACGGCTGCATCCGGCTGAGCCGTCGGCTCGCCGCCCGGCTGTGGGACTTCGCCGGGGGCGGCACGCGCGTCGTCGTCCGCTGA
- the eda gene encoding bifunctional 4-hydroxy-2-oxoglutarate aldolase/2-dehydro-3-deoxy-phosphogluconate aldolase: protein MSDSLLDRVPVIPVVVLHDAADAVPLARALVEGGLPVIELTLRTPAALDAVRAIAAEVPEILVGAGTIVAPAQAQEAADAGAQFLVSPGTTTTLAAAMQDTGLPFLPGAATVSEVLRLLELGHSDLKLFPAVASGGADFLKSVAAPVPQARFCPTGGITAATAGSYLELPNVGCVGGSWITPADAVRRGDWAEITRLASAAASLA from the coding sequence ATGAGTGACTCGCTGCTCGACCGCGTCCCGGTGATCCCGGTGGTCGTCCTGCACGACGCCGCGGACGCCGTGCCGCTGGCCCGGGCCCTGGTCGAGGGCGGGCTGCCGGTGATCGAGCTGACCCTGCGCACCCCGGCCGCCCTGGACGCGGTCCGGGCGATCGCCGCGGAGGTGCCGGAGATCCTGGTCGGCGCCGGGACGATCGTCGCCCCCGCACAGGCCCAGGAGGCCGCGGACGCCGGCGCGCAGTTCCTGGTCTCCCCCGGCACCACCACAACCCTGGCCGCGGCGATGCAGGACACCGGGCTGCCGTTCCTGCCCGGCGCGGCCACCGTCTCGGAGGTGCTGCGGCTGCTGGAGCTCGGCCACAGCGACCTCAAGCTGTTCCCGGCGGTGGCCTCGGGCGGCGCCGACTTCCTGAAGTCGGTCGCCGCCCCGGTGCCGCAGGCCCGGTTCTGCCCGACCGGCGGCATCACCGCGGCGACGGCGGGTTCCTACCTGGAGCTGCCGAACGTCGGCTGCGTCGGCGGCTCGTGGATCACCCCGGCGGACGCCGTACGCCGCGGCGACTGGGCGGAGATCACTCGGCTCGCGAGCGCGGCCGCCTCGCTGGCCTGA
- the edd gene encoding phosphogluconate dehydratase, producing the protein MSPSLHPVVDAVTRRVTERSRPEREGYLARIRAAADKGPARGRLACANLAHGFAASNPADKAALRRHTKPNVAIVSAYNDMLSAHQPFESFPARLKQSVLRAGGLAQFAGGVPAMCDGITQGRDGMQLSLFSRDVIAMSTAIALSHDMFDAALMLGVCDKIVPGMLIGALSFGHLPTIFVPAGPMTSGLPNDEKARIRQAYAAGEVGREELLEAEAASYHSAGTCTFYGTANSNQMLMEVMGLHLPGASFVNPGTPLRDALTAAAGSRVVDLTSFGEEYTPVGEVVDEKAIVNGCVALLSTGGSTNHTLHLVAIARAAGITLTWDDLSDLSAVVPLLARVYPNGKADVNHFHAAGGLAFTVHSLLKAGLLHDDVKTAAGHGLWRYTSEARLDGAGVTWEEGPKASHDTEVLRGADAPFSPDGGLRMLEGNLGRSVIKTSAVKPEHRQVKAPVRVFDDQNDFLTAFADGVLEGDFVAVLRFQGPAANGMPELHKLTPALGVLQDRGQRVALVTDGRMSGASGKVPAAIHLTPEAAVGGPLARVRDGDLVTLDADAGILELHVADYELEAREAACPDDSPVAGTGRELFASFRAAVGPADQGASVFGPTAPAAPATQEDIDE; encoded by the coding sequence ATGTCCCCTTCCCTGCACCCGGTGGTCGACGCGGTCACCCGCCGTGTCACCGAACGCAGCCGGCCCGAGCGCGAGGGCTATCTCGCCCGGATCCGCGCCGCGGCTGACAAGGGGCCGGCCCGCGGCCGGCTCGCCTGCGCCAACCTCGCCCACGGCTTCGCCGCCTCGAACCCGGCCGACAAAGCCGCGCTGCGCCGGCACACCAAGCCCAACGTGGCGATCGTGTCGGCCTACAACGACATGCTCTCCGCGCACCAGCCGTTCGAGAGCTTCCCCGCGCGGCTCAAGCAGTCCGTGCTCCGCGCCGGCGGCCTCGCGCAGTTCGCCGGCGGTGTGCCCGCGATGTGCGACGGGATCACCCAGGGCCGGGACGGCATGCAGCTCTCGCTGTTCAGCCGCGACGTGATCGCCATGTCGACCGCGATCGCGCTCTCCCACGACATGTTCGACGCCGCGTTGATGCTCGGCGTCTGCGACAAGATCGTGCCGGGCATGCTGATCGGCGCGCTCTCCTTCGGCCACCTGCCGACCATCTTCGTGCCCGCCGGCCCGATGACCAGCGGCCTGCCCAACGACGAGAAGGCCCGGATCCGGCAGGCGTACGCCGCCGGCGAGGTCGGCCGCGAGGAGCTCCTCGAGGCGGAGGCCGCGTCGTACCACTCGGCCGGCACCTGCACGTTCTACGGCACCGCGAACTCCAACCAGATGCTGATGGAGGTCATGGGGCTGCACCTGCCCGGCGCCAGCTTCGTCAACCCCGGCACGCCGCTGCGCGACGCCCTGACCGCCGCCGCCGGCTCCCGGGTCGTCGACCTGACGTCGTTCGGCGAGGAGTACACGCCGGTCGGCGAGGTCGTCGACGAGAAGGCGATCGTCAACGGCTGCGTGGCGCTGCTGTCCACCGGCGGCTCCACCAACCACACGCTGCACCTGGTCGCGATCGCCCGGGCCGCGGGGATCACCCTCACCTGGGACGACCTCTCCGACCTCTCCGCGGTGGTTCCGCTGCTGGCCCGGGTCTACCCGAACGGCAAGGCCGACGTGAACCACTTCCACGCCGCCGGCGGGCTGGCGTTCACCGTGCACTCGCTGCTCAAGGCGGGGCTGCTGCACGACGACGTGAAGACCGCGGCGGGCCACGGCTTGTGGCGCTACACCAGCGAGGCGCGGCTCGACGGTGCCGGCGTCACCTGGGAGGAGGGGCCCAAGGCCAGCCATGACACCGAGGTGCTGCGCGGCGCGGACGCGCCGTTCTCCCCCGACGGTGGCCTGCGGATGCTCGAGGGCAACCTCGGCCGCTCGGTGATCAAGACCTCCGCGGTCAAGCCCGAGCACCGGCAGGTCAAGGCGCCCGTGCGGGTCTTCGACGACCAGAACGACTTCCTCACCGCGTTCGCGGACGGCGTGCTCGAGGGCGACTTCGTCGCGGTGCTGCGTTTCCAGGGGCCGGCCGCCAACGGCATGCCCGAGCTGCACAAGCTGACCCCGGCGCTCGGGGTGCTCCAGGACCGCGGTCAGCGGGTCGCCCTGGTCACCGACGGCCGGATGTCCGGGGCCTCCGGCAAGGTCCCGGCCGCGATCCACCTCACCCCCGAGGCCGCGGTGGGCGGCCCGCTCGCCCGGGTCCGGGACGGCGACCTCGTCACGCTGGACGCCGACGCCGGGATCCTCGAGCTGCACGTCGCCGACTACGAGCTCGAGGCGCGCGAGGCCGCCTGTCCCGACGACAGCCCGGTGGCCGGCACCGGCCGCGAGCTGTTCGCGTCGTTCCGCGCCGCGGTCGGCCCGGCCGACCAGGGCGCCAGCGTCTTCGGCCCCACCGCGCCCGCCGCGCCCGCCACCCAGGAGGACATCGATGAGTGA
- the zwf gene encoding glucose-6-phosphate dehydrogenase produces MTPRPTTAPQPVSPCDFVVLGGTGDLAMRKLLPSLYLRDRAGQLTDDTRVVALSRAGLDDQGFRAKVRGELARFVDSSAHEERSVDRFLERLHHISLDFDEPADWPPVVELLGCDPERIRVFYLACAPSLFGPVSHRLHEQGLVSEHSRVVLEKPLGTDLASAEAIHDAVGAVFEERQIFRIDHYLGKESVQNLLVTRFANVFLEPIWNAHWIDHVQITVAESLGVAGRGEYYDGSGALRDMVQNHLLQLLCLVAMEPPTYVNREDVRDEKLKVLRALRPITGADVTALTVAGQYAAGLVDGAAGASYVEEVGLPESRTETFAAIKAHVDNWRWAGVPFYLRTGKRMDRRCSEIVVTFKNVPHPMFPGSEGTEEPNRLVIRLQPDEGMRLHLTAKEPGPGGIRLRPVSLDLNYAQAFQTSSPDAYERLLMDVVRGNPTLFMRRDEVEAAWEWTEPILQAWTDPRHHPRPYPAGTSGPSAATTLIERDGRSWHESSL; encoded by the coding sequence GTGACCCCCCGACCCACCACCGCTCCCCAGCCCGTGAGCCCGTGCGACTTCGTCGTCCTCGGCGGCACCGGTGACCTGGCGATGCGCAAGCTCCTACCCTCCCTCTACCTCCGCGACCGGGCCGGCCAGCTCACCGACGACACCCGGGTCGTCGCGCTGTCCCGGGCCGGCCTCGACGACCAGGGCTTCCGCGCCAAGGTGCGCGGCGAGCTCGCCCGGTTCGTCGACTCCTCCGCCCACGAGGAGCGCTCCGTCGACCGCTTCCTCGAGCGGCTGCACCACATCAGCCTCGACTTCGACGAGCCCGCCGACTGGCCCCCGGTCGTCGAGCTGCTCGGCTGCGACCCCGAGCGCATCCGGGTCTTCTACCTGGCCTGCGCGCCCTCGCTGTTCGGTCCCGTCTCCCACCGGCTGCACGAGCAGGGCCTGGTCAGCGAGCACTCGCGCGTGGTGCTCGAGAAGCCGCTCGGCACCGACCTCGCCTCCGCGGAGGCGATCCACGACGCCGTGGGCGCGGTCTTCGAGGAGCGGCAGATCTTCCGGATCGACCACTACCTCGGCAAGGAGAGCGTCCAGAACCTGCTGGTGACGCGCTTCGCCAACGTCTTCCTCGAGCCGATCTGGAACGCGCACTGGATCGACCACGTCCAGATCACCGTCGCGGAGTCCCTGGGCGTCGCCGGCCGCGGGGAGTACTACGACGGCTCCGGCGCCCTGCGCGACATGGTGCAGAACCACCTGCTGCAGCTGCTCTGCCTGGTGGCCATGGAGCCGCCGACGTACGTCAACCGTGAGGACGTGCGCGACGAGAAGCTCAAGGTGCTGCGCGCGCTCCGGCCGATCACCGGCGCGGACGTCACCGCGTTGACCGTCGCCGGGCAGTACGCCGCCGGCCTGGTCGACGGCGCGGCCGGCGCGTCGTACGTCGAGGAGGTCGGCCTCCCGGAGAGCCGCACCGAGACCTTCGCCGCGATCAAGGCCCACGTCGACAACTGGCGCTGGGCCGGCGTCCCGTTCTACCTGCGCACCGGCAAGCGCATGGACCGGCGCTGCTCGGAGATCGTGGTGACGTTCAAGAACGTGCCGCACCCGATGTTCCCCGGCAGCGAGGGCACCGAGGAGCCGAACCGGCTGGTGATCCGGCTCCAGCCCGACGAGGGCATGCGGCTGCACCTGACCGCGAAGGAGCCGGGCCCCGGCGGCATCCGGTTGCGACCGGTCTCGCTCGACCTCAACTACGCGCAGGCCTTCCAGACCTCCTCGCCCGACGCCTACGAGCGGCTGCTGATGGACGTGGTCCGGGGCAACCCGACGCTGTTCATGCGCCGCGACGAGGTCGAGGCCGCCTGGGAGTGGACCGAGCCGATCCTGCAGGCCTGGACCGACCCGCGCCACCACCCCCGTCCCTACCCCGCCGGCACCAGTGGTCCCAGCGCCGCGACCACCCTCATCGAGCGCGACGGTCGCTCCTGGCACGAGAGCAGTCTGTGA
- a CDS encoding ROK family protein, with the protein MSSPPYAGTPPVVAGPGDLLDLIRSGRAGTRADLRRLTGLSRTAVSARLDALAGLGLVQEGGTAESTGGRPPARLSFHRQAGVVLAVAIGRSRVQLAVCDLSGAVLAAADVDQEVGAGPDQVMPRVVAVLRDLLDEAGRGAGDVRAFGVSIPGTVDRDRGVSHDSQLMTGWDGVPLSRWLTDLAAAPVLVDNDAAVLALSEQVDGQEGRENLLALKVSTGLGAGIVADGRLVRGGRGAAGEIGHVKTVAAEGRTCRCGEVGCLEAVAGGWALVEAMREQGREVGHIRDLVALAVEGDAEARRLIRESGRRYGEVLGAVVTILNPDVLVIGGDVLPAYETFVAGMRETVYAQGTALATKDLRIEPARHGEQAGLVGCAAMALEEILNPRAVDLAVSRAD; encoded by the coding sequence ATGAGCTCCCCTCCGTACGCCGGTACGCCGCCGGTCGTGGCCGGCCCCGGCGACCTGCTGGACCTGATCCGGTCCGGCCGGGCCGGCACCCGCGCCGACCTGCGCCGGCTCACCGGGCTGTCCCGCACCGCGGTGTCCGCCCGGCTCGACGCCCTGGCCGGCCTTGGGCTCGTCCAGGAGGGCGGGACCGCGGAGTCCACCGGCGGCCGGCCCCCCGCCCGGCTCTCGTTCCACCGGCAGGCCGGGGTGGTGCTCGCCGTGGCGATCGGCCGGAGCCGGGTCCAGCTCGCCGTCTGCGACCTCAGCGGCGCGGTGCTCGCCGCCGCCGACGTCGACCAGGAGGTGGGAGCCGGCCCGGACCAGGTGATGCCCCGGGTGGTGGCGGTGCTCCGCGACCTGCTCGACGAGGCCGGCCGCGGGGCCGGCGACGTCCGGGCCTTCGGGGTCAGCATCCCCGGCACGGTGGACCGCGACCGCGGCGTGAGCCACGACTCCCAGCTGATGACGGGCTGGGACGGCGTACCGCTCTCGCGCTGGCTCACCGACCTGGCCGCGGCACCGGTGCTGGTCGACAACGACGCCGCCGTGCTGGCCCTCTCCGAGCAGGTCGACGGCCAGGAGGGGCGGGAGAACCTGCTGGCCCTCAAGGTCTCCACCGGTCTGGGGGCCGGGATCGTCGCGGACGGACGGCTGGTGCGCGGCGGTCGCGGGGCCGCCGGCGAGATCGGTCACGTGAAGACCGTCGCCGCCGAGGGACGGACCTGCCGCTGCGGCGAGGTCGGCTGCCTGGAGGCCGTCGCCGGGGGCTGGGCGCTGGTCGAGGCGATGCGCGAGCAGGGCCGCGAGGTCGGCCACATCCGGGACCTGGTGGCGCTGGCCGTCGAGGGGGACGCGGAGGCCCGCCGGCTGATCCGGGAGAGCGGCCGCCGCTACGGCGAGGTGCTCGGTGCAGTGGTGACGATCCTGAACCCCGACGTGCTGGTCATCGGCGGCGACGTGCTGCCGGCCTACGAGACGTTCGTGGCGGGGATGCGCGAGACGGTCTACGCCCAGGGCACCGCGCTGGCCACCAAGGACCTGCGGATCGAGCCGGCGCGGCACGGCGAGCAGGCCGGGCTGGTGGGCTGTGCCGCGATGGCGCTCGAGGAGATCCTCAACCCCCGCGCCGTGGACCTCGCCGTCTCCCGGGCGGACTGA
- the thpR gene encoding RNA 2',3'-cyclic phosphodiesterase: MFVALPLSEAAVEHLQEFLAPRQEAGADLRWTVTEQWHLTLAFLPDVADRHLDELEERLTRAARRRTAVEVALAGGGAFPGPSRGRVLFAAVDAGERTGSRAEELRRMATGARAAAVKSGIEVEGARFHPHVTLARARRPTEMTRWIRVLEGYRGPTWCTERLVLVESHLGEGPRRRPRYEIRADFPLGAGAETRA, from the coding sequence ATGTTCGTGGCGCTGCCGCTCTCCGAGGCGGCGGTCGAGCACCTCCAGGAGTTCCTGGCCCCGCGCCAGGAGGCCGGCGCCGACCTGCGTTGGACCGTGACCGAGCAGTGGCACCTGACGCTGGCGTTCCTGCCCGACGTCGCCGATCGGCACCTCGACGAGCTCGAGGAGCGGCTGACCCGGGCGGCGCGCCGCCGTACCGCGGTCGAGGTGGCGCTCGCCGGAGGCGGTGCCTTCCCCGGCCCGTCGCGCGGGCGGGTGCTCTTCGCCGCCGTCGACGCGGGGGAGCGGACCGGGAGCCGGGCCGAGGAGCTGCGCCGGATGGCGACCGGGGCGCGGGCCGCCGCCGTGAAGTCCGGCATCGAGGTCGAGGGCGCCCGGTTCCACCCGCACGTCACGCTGGCCCGGGCCAGGCGTCCGACCGAGATGACCCGCTGGATCCGGGTGCTGGAGGGCTACCGCGGACCCACCTGGTGCACCGAGCGCCTGGTGCTGGTCGAGTCCCACCTGGGGGAGGGGCCGCGGCGGCGTCCCCGCTACGAGATCCGGGCGGACTTCCCGCTGGGGGCCGGCGCCGAAACGCGGGCGTAA
- a CDS encoding ACT domain-containing protein produces MPFLLRVELPDVPGSLGRVATAIGEAGGDIEAIEIVEHRRDGTAVDDVLLETAPGIMPDSIVSACNQLDGVQVVWISRYAAGGNLFLDLEAVEQLTESPATALDELVDLLPITFRADWAMRLRADGTGATVLHRTSAAPEVVVGLPQWFELAQAARLDLPHEWTHLDGTLLAGAPLGDDALVLFGRRGGPDVLDSELARLQHLAALAVSIARAG; encoded by the coding sequence ATGCCGTTCTTGCTCCGTGTGGAGCTGCCGGACGTGCCCGGTTCGCTGGGTCGGGTGGCGACCGCGATCGGTGAGGCCGGCGGTGACATCGAGGCCATCGAGATCGTCGAGCACCGTCGCGACGGCACCGCGGTCGACGACGTGCTCCTCGAGACCGCGCCCGGGATCATGCCCGACTCGATCGTCTCGGCCTGCAACCAGCTCGACGGGGTGCAGGTGGTCTGGATCTCGCGGTACGCCGCCGGCGGCAACCTGTTCCTGGACCTCGAGGCCGTCGAGCAGCTGACCGAGTCGCCGGCCACGGCGCTCGACGAGCTCGTCGACCTGCTGCCGATCACGTTCCGCGCGGACTGGGCCATGCGGCTGCGGGCCGACGGCACCGGGGCGACCGTGCTGCACCGCACCTCCGCGGCCCCCGAGGTCGTGGTCGGGCTTCCGCAGTGGTTCGAGCTGGCGCAGGCCGCGCGCCTGGACCTGCCGCATGAGTGGACCCACCTCGACGGCACGCTGCTGGCCGGGGCACCGCTCGGCGACGACGCGCTGGTTCTGTTCGGCCGCCGCGGCGGTCCCGACGTGCTGGACTCCGAGCTGGCCCGGCTGCAGCACCTCGCCGCCCTGGCCGTCTCGATCGCCCGCGCCGGCTGA
- a CDS encoding nitroreductase family deazaflavin-dependent oxidoreductase — MPLTGEYVPSSEQWVRDQVELYESSGGTAGTTLRDTGLPVVVVTSLGARSGKIRKTPLMRVEHDGAYALVASQGGAPKHPTWYHNLVAHPLIELQDGPVRQDMTVRLVTGEEKAQWWERAVAAFPNYADYQRRTDREIPVFVAEPR, encoded by the coding sequence ATGCCTCTCACCGGTGAGTACGTCCCCAGCTCCGAGCAGTGGGTCCGCGACCAGGTCGAGCTCTACGAGAGCTCCGGTGGCACCGCGGGCACGACGCTGCGCGACACCGGGTTGCCCGTGGTGGTGGTGACCTCGCTCGGTGCCCGCAGCGGGAAGATCCGCAAGACCCCGTTGATGCGGGTCGAGCACGACGGTGCCTACGCCCTGGTGGCCTCCCAGGGCGGTGCGCCGAAGCACCCGACCTGGTACCACAACCTGGTGGCGCACCCGCTGATCGAGCTCCAGGACGGTCCGGTCCGCCAGGACATGACCGTCCGTCTCGTGACCGGCGAGGAGAAGGCGCAGTGGTGGGAGCGCGCGGTCGCGGCCTTCCCCAACTACGCCGACTACCAGCGCCGGACCGACCGGGAGATCCCGGTCTTCGTCGCCGAGCCGCGCTGA
- a CDS encoding 1,4-dihydroxy-2-naphthoyl-CoA synthase has translation MSDDSATARPVSETFDPAAWRQVPGFEDLTDLTYHRAVEHGTVRIAFDRPEVRNAFRPHTVDELLRVLEHARTTSDVGCVILTGNGPSAKDGGWAFCSGGDQRIRGRAGYQYADGETADTVDKAKLGRLHILECQRLIRFMPKVVLCVVPGWAAGGGHSLHVVSDLTIASREHARFKQTDADVGSFDGGFGSAYLARQVGQKFAREIFFLGDEYTAEEAHRMGMVNAVVDHADLERTALEWGRKINGKSPTAQRMLKYSFNLIDDGLVGQQLFAGETTRLAYMTDEAVEGRDAFLEKREPDWSEFPWYY, from the coding sequence ATGTCCGACGACTCCGCCACCGCCCGGCCCGTGTCCGAGACCTTCGACCCCGCCGCCTGGCGGCAGGTCCCGGGCTTCGAGGACCTGACCGACCTGACCTACCACCGGGCGGTCGAGCACGGCACCGTGCGGATCGCCTTCGACCGGCCCGAGGTCCGCAACGCGTTCCGGCCGCACACGGTCGACGAGCTGCTCCGGGTCCTCGAGCACGCGCGGACGACGAGCGACGTCGGCTGCGTGATCCTCACCGGCAACGGGCCCTCGGCCAAGGACGGCGGCTGGGCGTTCTGCTCGGGCGGGGACCAGCGGATCCGCGGCCGCGCCGGCTACCAGTACGCCGACGGTGAGACCGCGGACACGGTGGACAAGGCGAAGCTCGGCCGGCTGCACATCCTGGAGTGCCAGCGGCTGATCCGGTTCATGCCCAAGGTGGTGCTGTGCGTGGTGCCCGGCTGGGCGGCGGGCGGCGGCCACTCGCTGCACGTGGTCTCGGACCTGACGATCGCCTCCCGCGAGCACGCCCGGTTCAAGCAGACCGACGCCGACGTCGGCTCCTTCGACGGCGGGTTCGGCTCTGCGTACCTCGCCCGCCAGGTCGGCCAGAAGTTCGCCCGGGAGATCTTCTTCCTCGGTGACGAGTACACCGCGGAGGAGGCGCACCGGATGGGCATGGTGAACGCGGTCGTGGACCACGCCGACCTCGAGCGCACGGCGCTGGAGTGGGGCCGCAAGATCAACGGCAAGTCACCGACCGCGCAGCGGATGCTGAAGTACTCCTTCAACCTGATCGACGACGGGCTCGTCGGCCAGCAGCTCTTCGCCGGCGAGACGACCCGGCTCGCCTACATGACCGACGAGGCAGTCGAGGGGCGCGACGCGTTCCTGGAGAAGCGCGAGCCCGACTGGTCCGAGTTCCCCTGGTACTACTGA
- a CDS encoding DUF3800 domain-containing protein — MTLVLLCYVDESNHGDFHGFAALLADEHATKALTDDLNRIMSQASVDFGIPRTTEFHAHPMFHGKDEWSNVGARARVGLFFKVVNAITSADVTMILRSVDNRLLKARQARENYRVHFPAEQVCFQHILQRANRVAKRQDTYALMIADNRSDRERHRERFATYQTSGTPGVYMHTTLERLLDTVHFAPSHQSRMLQAADMLAFIYRRRMTVFEQDIRSEQAMAKLWGRIIDCGKLCDVGSWP, encoded by the coding sequence ATGACGCTCGTGTTGCTCTGCTATGTCGACGAATCCAACCACGGTGACTTCCATGGTTTTGCTGCCCTGCTCGCGGACGAGCACGCGACTAAGGCTCTCACCGACGACTTGAACCGGATTATGAGCCAGGCGTCAGTCGACTTCGGCATACCAAGGACGACCGAATTCCACGCGCATCCGATGTTCCACGGCAAGGACGAGTGGAGCAACGTCGGTGCACGGGCGCGAGTTGGCCTCTTCTTCAAGGTGGTCAACGCCATCACCTCAGCGGATGTCACGATGATTCTTCGGTCGGTTGACAACCGCCTGCTTAAGGCGCGGCAGGCGCGCGAGAACTACCGCGTTCATTTTCCGGCTGAGCAGGTCTGCTTTCAGCACATCCTCCAGCGGGCGAATCGAGTGGCAAAGCGGCAAGACACCTACGCCCTCATGATCGCGGACAACCGTAGCGATCGCGAGCGGCACAGAGAGCGCTTTGCCACTTACCAAACGTCTGGCACACCTGGCGTCTACATGCATACGACTCTCGAGCGCCTACTCGATACCGTGCACTTCGCTCCCAGCCATCAATCCCGCATGCTTCAGGCCGCTGACATGCTCGCGTTCATCTACCGAAGGCGTATGACGGTCTTCGAGCAGGACATCCGGTCCGAGCAAGCCATGGCGAAGTTATGGGGGCGCATCATCGACTGCGGGAAGCTCTGTGACGTGGGTTCTTGGCCGTAG